Part of the Deinococcus misasensis DSM 22328 genome is shown below.
GCTATCTTACATGCGTGCTGGGAAGCAGAAGAAACACCCACTCACACGAATGTTTCTCACGTATCCATGTTCACGTATCGGCTTGACGTTTCATTTCAGGCACACTCCCTGAAGATCACCAGAACGTTTCTCTGGCCACCAGCACACCCCTTTATTGAATTCACCTGTATCGGTTTAAGTTGTTTTGTATGTTTCGGCAGTGGAAGGGCATTGAATTTCCGGAGGCTGCACTCCAGAGGGGAGAATTTCCCCTCTGGGTTTTATGGAGAGACTCGGGGAGATGAGATGAGAAAACGCCTGTTCGTCATTTTGATGTTGTTGAGCCTTGCGCCCACCTATGCTACAGGTGGAATTGTCAGTGAGTGTACCCTTCGCTGTACAGACGGAGGAACTGACGATTACAAAGCTCTTAGGGATGGTACTCAAGGTCCATTGGATCGTGGATGATTCAATAGCCATACCTTAGATTTATATTACTCACCCACTCACTTTCACTTGAAGGCATAAAAATGCCTTCAATTTTTGTATTTGAGTTAATATAATCCAGAATATCTATTTTTACGGGAAATTCAGTTTCGATTTTATAAAATCCACTACTTTTTTTATGTAATATTCTAAATATTTTTAATTTTCTATCCATAACGTGTCTAATCTGATGAAAGTTATTTTTAGCTCTTTCTTTATCTTGTTCACCAAAAACATTCGAAACTATATTATTCAGATCAACTTCTCCATTAATAAGCATAAATACAATCAATTCAAAAGTCTTCTTAAGCGGGATCTTAATGATATCGTCATTCATTTTAATAGATTCTGAATCTATCGTTGTGATTTTTATGAGTTTGACAGGTTGGTTAGGAAAGGGGGCATTGTATGATCTGATCAAATAATTATTTAAATTCTCTAAAAATAACCATTCTTCAGAACACTCACCGAAGGCATTATTATCAGCACAATAGTTTATCATTTTTTCTATTTCGACATCTATCTTATTTAATATATTCAGTTTAAACATGAACTCTATACTATATAGCATAACTCTGAGTATTTCACTTACACTTCCGGTTTTAGTTCTAAATTCTAGCATATTTTTCATTACTTCCATATCACTTTGATTTAATTCTTCTTTTATAATTAATTCTCTCAGAGAGACTTTCCACCTTAAAGCTTCACTGTCTGCATATCTTTTCATTTCACTTAGTGATTTAACCGAGTCTACCGGCCTGAGCATTCTTTTATAAATTATAACCAGATATGAGTGTGACACGAAATAATTATGAAAGGCCTTATACTTCATTGCTTCATTCGCAGCACTTGTAAAATATTTAAGAGCTCCCTCTAAATCATGCAAAGACAATCTAACCCTTCCGATTAAGTTAAGAGAGGCAGCTTTCAATTTGTCATTTTCTCCATCATAAACTTCCAAACATAGCTTTTCGCACTCATTAAATTTATTTAAATCATACATCAAATCCGCTCGACTCATTTTAATATTCCAATTATTACTTGTCACACAAATCTCTTCAGCTCTTTCGAGACAATACTCTGCCATTTCCTTCTTTTTGAAAATTTGATACAAATAAGATAGTATGACTAGAATTCTAGGAGCAACAAATTTGAATTCTTGGCATGGCTGTATTATTCTCCAAGATTTTTCACAGTCACTTAAAGGAATCTCATCGCCAGCTTGTAATTTTATCACTGAAAGGGCTCTATAGTATAACGCCAAATCATATTCTCTTAGCTTATCGATGTCTATAGAATATATTTCATTTTTAGCATCAGACACTCGTGAATATGAGTAAAGTCGCGCCAATTCTATTTTTGCCGCGATGCACCCACGTTCTACTGAACGCATCAAATATTCAATCGCACGTTCTTGTTCACCCAAAACGATATAACACAATCCTACCCAACGATCATCTTCAGGAGAAGGCTTGCTCAGGGTTTGATAGAATGCAACTCCAGTGGCAAATTCACCCATGAATTCACAAATCTGAATGTCACTCTCTGGAGCAAACTCAGCAATTTCAAAAGCCTTTTCCTTGAGTCGTGCCACTTCAGCCAAAAGATCCACAGTTCAACTCCCATGAAAACAACACCCTTTTACAGGGTGCCAGAGACTGTCTTGATTCTGAATTTTACAGCACCGGACACAAACCATGCATCTTTTGCCAGCACCCATCCTGTAGCCCTCAGAACTGACCTCTGATTCTCAAAACACCGGCAGGGGCCCAGAGAACAGATAATCTTCTCCCTCTTTTGTGGCTTTGCCTTCCAGGACCATCTGGTTCAGTTCTGCATACACCCTCTGCTGGGTGCGCCTGAGATTCATGTTCTCTGGGTTGAGGCCCCTCCAGAGCAAAAACTTCTGGTAAAACGCTGGCAGTTGGTCAAACGGAATCGAGGCTTCAAGTTCACGCCATGAGGTCATGACCACAGTTTAGGAAATTTTTGTACCCAAAAATGGATGTCCAAACACTTCCACATTCCATGAAAAAGTCCCTGCATTTGCAGGGACATTGAAGCGTAATTTTGAAGCTTAAGCTTTGCCGACAGACCCGAGCACACGCATCTTGTGCTCCACAAGTTCGCCCATCAGATCGCGGGCTGGGCCGAGGATCTTGCGGGGATCGAACTCTTTGGGATTCTTGGCGAGGGCTTCACGGACGCCCACAGTGAAGGCCAGACGCAGGTCGGTGTCCACGTTGACTTTGGCAATGCCGTGCTGGGTGGCTTGCTGGAGGTCTTCGTCGGCGATGCCGAAAGCGTCACCAATCACGCCGCCTGCTGCACGCAGACGCTCGACGATGTAAGCAGGCACGCCGCTGGAGCCGTGGGCCACCAGAGGAATGCTGAGCAGCTCGGCGCACTTCTGGATGCGGGCATGGTCAATGAAGGGACGGCCTTTGCCTTTGTAAGCGCCGTGGGAGGTGCCGATGGCAATGGCGAGGTAGTCCACGCCCGTGGCTTCCACGAACTTCTGGGCTTCCTCGGGGTTGGTCAGGAAGGCGTCTTCCTCGCTCACCACGATGTGCTCCTCGATGCCGCCCAGACGGCCAATTTCGGCCTCTACGGTGACACCCATGGCGTGGGCAGCTTCCACCACACGGCGGGTTTCGTGGGCGTTCTCTTCAAAGCCGTGGTGGCTGGCGTCAATCATCACGCTGGAGAAGCCCAGGCTGATGGCCTTCAGGGCACTCTCGTAGCTGGAGCCGTGGTCGAGGTGCAAGGCAACAGGCACGGTGGCACGGGTGGCGAGGTCAATCACCACATTGACGAGGTCTTTGCCACCGTACTTGAGGGCACCCTCGGAGATCTGCACGATCACAGGGCTGCGGAGTCTTTCGGCGGTGTGGATGATAGCCTGGGTGATTTCCAGGTCGTTGGTGTTGAACGCACCCACCCCGTATTTGCCTGCGCGGGCGGGAACCAGAATGTCAGAACCAGTAACGAGCATTGTTGCCTCCTAAAGCAAGATTTTAACGTGCTCTACAGGCCCAGAGGACAAATCTGTCTATCGGGGCCAAACCTCTAAGATCTTAACATATGCCCCTCGGGTGCCCTAGACAGGTGTCCCGATAGGAGCCGAGGGCATAGGGCCGAGAGCCGAGGGCAAAACTCAGCCACATCCAGAGTTTCTACACTGCAGCAATAAAAAAGCACCCCCAAACGGAGGTGCCAGCATTGCTTTGAAAGTTTTACTTCACAAGGTCTTTGGCCCCTTGCTGGAGCATGTCTTCAGCAAGTTCTTCGCCAAGGGCTTCGCATTCCTCGGGGTCACCTTCGATGGAGGCGCGAATCACGGTGCTGCCGTCTGGGGCGGCAATGGCGCCTTCGAGTTTCAGGATGCCTTTTTCGATGGTGGCCAGAGCACCCACCGGAGCCATGCATCCCATTCCAATGGCGTGCAGGAAGGCACGTTCGGCGGTGATGCGGTCATCGGTGTCGGCGTCGTTGATGGAGTAGGCGGTTTCGATGACCAGATCATCGTCTGCACGGGTTTGCAGGGCCAGAGCACCCTGTCCGGGGGCAGGCAGCATGATGGAGACATCCAGAAACTCATCGATGCGGTTTCTGAGGTCCATGCGGATCAGGCCTGCAGCGGCCAGCACAATGGCGTCGTATTCACCCCGGCCCAGAGCAGCGAGGCGGGTGTCCACGTTGCCACGCAAGTCGCGGAGTTCGAGGTCGGGACGGAAGGCTTTCAGCAGGGCTTTGCGGCGGGTGCTGCTGGTGCCCACCACTGCGCCTTGCGGCAGGTCTTTCAGGGATTTCATGCCGGGACGACCAACCAGGGCGTCTCGGGCATCTACACGACGGGGGATGCTGGCAATGTCCAGTCCCTCGGGGTTCTCGGTGGGGAGGTCTTTGAGGCTGTGCACGGCAATGTCGATGCGATTTGCCAGCAGGGCTTCTTCGATTTCTTTGGTGAAGAACCCTTTGTCGCCTTTGAGTGCGCCTTGTACCTTGTCTCCGCGGGTGGTGATGGTCTGAATCCGAAATTCAATTTCGGGCCATTCTTCTTTGAGGCGGGCTACGATCTGGCGCGTCTGAGCGAGAGCGAGTGCGCTGCCGCGTGTGCCAACAACGATTTGACGCATACGGGTAACAGTATAGCCGAATACCACGATTTGTGTAGTGCAAAATGACGGTTGTTAAAGGGAAGTGCAGCAGCGCTGCCCGGCCGGTGAAGGTCGGGAAAGCGATCAGCCATCAGCCGTCAGCCATCAGCGAAAAAAATGTTTACATGTGCATCCAGATAAAAAGCTTTCTAGAACACCATTCTGACTTACTGCATGTGTTTTCTGTTCCCAAAAGCCAAAGCTGCATGGTGATCTTTGTGCTGACCGCTGACCGCTGATGGCTGATCGCTCCTCCAGCACAAAAAAAGCAGAAAGGGGGTCCTTTCTGCCTGAAATGGGCGAGGTGTTCAGAGGGTCTGGATCAACACGCCTCGGTTGTCCAGAGGCAACTCTTCCAGCAGGGCCGTAACCCCATGCTGCTCCAGCACACCGGTCAGGAAGTTTTTGAGGCCCGACAGATCGGTGTTTTCTTCGTAGAAACACAGCACACTGGGACCTGCCCCACTCAGGGCTGCACCAAGGGCACCATGCCCTGGAGCGCCTTCCAGAAGTTCCAGCAAACCGGGCACCAGAGCAGCACGGTAAGGCTGATGGAGCCGGTCTCGCATGGCTTCCTTGAAGACCGTCAGGTTGCCACTGGCCAGACCTGCGGCCAGCAAAGCAGCATGGGACAGTTGGAACACCATGTCACTGCGTGAGTACGTTTCTGGCAGCACCCCTCTGGCTTTGGAGGTTTCCAGAGCATACTGGGGCACCACCAAGAGGGCCCGCAAATGCTGGGGAAGCTGAAATTGCAGGTATTTCGAGGTTTGACCGTCAAAAGTGGCGACCACAGCCCCACCCACCAGAGAAGCCCCGGCATTGTCCGGGTGTCCTTCCAGACGGCTGGCCAGATCAAAAAGCTGCTGGGTGTTGAGGGGCTTGCCCAGAAGCTCGTTGGCTGCGACCATTCCGGCCACCAGAGCAGCAGCACTGCTGCCCAGACCCCGTGCCAGTGGAATGCCACTCTCGATTTCCAGACGCACAGGAGGCAAAACCTGACCGGCTTCCTGCGCCAGAGCCAGCATCGCCTGATACACGATGTTGGTTTCATCTCTGGGGGTGCCTTCCAGATCCTTGCCGATGGGCACGATTTCAAGGACCTCCTGCACCTTCACACGCACGGTGGTGTACAGGGCAAAACTGATGCCCACGCAATCGAAACCGGGGCCCAGATTGGCACTACTGGCCGGGGCTTTCACTTCAATGGTGGTGCCGGTGTTCATGGGGTTCCTCTGGTGGGGCAGCACATGGCTTTCCATGGTCAGGCTTTTTTGATCACGGCCATGACGCTTTCCAGATCGGCCTTGACCACCACAGGCTGGGCATCCACGGCTTTGATGGCGGTGTTGGGGTCCTTGAGACCGTTTCCGGTCAGGACGCACACGATGCGTTTGCCTTTGAGTTCTTCCAGACGGCCCTGGCTTTCCAGCTTGAGGATTCCGGCCACACTGGCTGAACTGGCAGGCTCACAGAACACACCCTCCAGAGCCACCTGACGGTAAGCCTCCAGAATCTCCTCGTCGGTCACGCTGTCAAAGAGGCCGTTGGATTCCTGCACGGCAGCTTTTGCGAAGTGGGCAGAAGCAGGATTTCCAATGCGAATGGCAGTGGCGAGGGTCTCGGGGTTTTCCACCCTGTGGCCCAACACCAGAGGAGCCGCACCTGCAGCCTGAAAGCCGAACATGCGGGGCAGGCTCTGGTTTTTTCCAGCTTCTTTGTACTCTTTAAAGCCTTTCCAGTACGCAGAGATGTTTCCTGCGTTGCCCACAGGAATGGCCAGCACATCAGGGGCATCTCCGAGCACATCCACCACTTCGAAAGCGGCGGTTTTCTGGCCTTCCAGACGGAAAGGGTTCACGGAGTTCACCAAGGTGATCGGCTCGGTGGCACTGATTTCACGGACCAGATCCAGAGCTTCGTCGAAGTTGCCTTCAATGGCAATGATTTCTGCACCATAAACCATGGCCTGTGCCAGTTTGCCCAGTGCAATGTTGCCGTTGGGAATCAGCACAATGCAACGCAGGCCACTGCGGGTGGCGTAAGCAGCAGCAGCAGCAGAGGTGTTGCCCGTGGAAGCACAAATGATGCTTTTGGAGCCGGATTCCAGAGCCTTGGCGACGGCCATCACCATGCCACGGTCTTTGAAAGATCCAGTGGGGTTCAGGCCTTCATATTTGAGGTACAGTTCCACACCCAGACGCTTGGAGAGGTGGGTGGCATGAATCAGGGGGGTGTTGCCCTCGTGGAGGCTCAGGAGGGGGGTGTTCTCATTGACAGGCAGGTACTGGCGGTATTTTTCAAGAAGTCCGGACATGTGTGTTCCTTTGCTGAAAGCCACAGGTGGCCCTTAAGTTTCTCCCTGAATGGGAGGCAAGACAGTACCATCAGCCTAGCGTGTTGCGGGTTACAAAAAGGGGTTATATCTAAGCAAATGGGGAATGGGGGCGTTGTAAGGGCTTGGCGGCCATCGTCTATGCCGAGAGCCGAGAGCCGAGAGCCGAGAGCCGAGAGCCGAGAGCATGATGCTATGCCTATCAGAACGGATCAAGGGAATCTGTCAATCCAAAAGCTTCAGCAAAAGCTGTTTTCGAGCCCTCGGCCCTTGGCCCTCAGCCTTCGGCAAATCAAAGCCTTCTGCCTTCTTCTCAGCTTTCCCCCTTAAACTGAATCCATCCTCATTCCCGTTTGACTGCAAAGGAGACCTTATGAACGTTCTGGTGCTGGGTGGGAGTCGGTTTGTAGGCTGGTACATCGTGCACAGCCTGCTGAAAAAAGGCCATCAGGTGAGTGTGTTCAATCGGGGGCGCAGCAACACCGATTTGCCCCCCGAGGTGGAGCAACTGGTCGGAGACCGCAACACAGATCTTGCGGCTTTACAGGGACGCACATGGGATGCGGTGGTGGATGTGAATGCTTACGTTCCCCGTCAGGTGCGTCAAATCGTTGAGGTGTTGAAAGGTCAAGTTGAGCATTACATGTTCATTTCAACGGTGTCTGTGTATGCGTCTGATGCTGCCATCCCCCTTTCTGAAGACAGCAAGCTGATCGAACTGGAAAATCCAGAAACCGAAGAGGTGACTGGTGAAACCTATGGTGGCCTGAAAGTGCTCTGTGAGCGCACTCTGGCAGCCCTGTGGGGTGAGAAGCACACCGTGATCCGGCCCGGCCTGGTGGTGGGGGCCAGAGACCTCACGTTCCGGTTTCCCTTCTGGGCCAAACGGATTCTGGAGGGCGGAGAGCTGATCGCTCCAGACAAGCCTGTCTCCAGAGTGCAAATCGTGTATGCCCGTGATCTGGCCGATTTTGCAGTTCATGCGCTGGAAAACCGCATTTACGGTACCTTCAATGGAGCACGTGAGCCAGAGTTGTGGGGCGAGGTGCTTCGTGAAATGGTCAAACAGGCTGGAACAGACACCCAACTCACCTGGGTGGACAGCGAATTCCTGCTGACTGAAGGTGTGCGTCCGTGGGTGGACTTGCCCATCTGGCTTCCAGAGCAACCTGAATATGCAGGAATGTTGAGCATCAGTGACCACAAGGCCAAGCAGTACGGCATGACCTCCTCCCCATTGCCAGAAGTGATTGCTGACATCCTGCAATGGGCGAAAACCCAACCCGATGAAGCCTTCAAAGAAGGCCTCTCCAGAGCCCGCATCGAGGAGATTTTGCAAAAATGGCACACCCTGCATCCTTGAAGGTTTTGGGTCTGGTCGGACTGCTGTCAGGCCCTGCTCTGGCCTCCGACATGTGGAAACAGTACACGGTCACCTCTCTGGTCATGGCCGAAGACCTTGCAGCAACCGGGAAAACCCTGTCGTTCCCTCTGGCCTGTCAGAAACTGCCGGGAAACCAGAAGGTCCCTGTGGAACTCAAAAGCTGTGAACTGCGCATGGGTCCTGCAGGTTTTCAGGTCACTTCGGTCAGCAAAACCGGAGAAAAACACACCCTCACCAGTGAAGGGATCCGCAAAAAGAACTCTGGCATCGATGTGGATCTGGTGCGCCAGACCTATCAATTCGTGCAGGATGTGTACTTGCAGAATTACGTGCGGCAAACCCAGTTCAATCTGGAATTGCAGCTCTCATCTGGCAGGAAACTGAGGGATGTGCTGGGTGCCTGCAACAAAATCATCAACAACCAGAAGATGCCCTCTGAGGTTGCAGCTTGCCAGATCAAAGCCTCTGGAAACACCTACACCATTTCTGCCAGAGGGGTCAGGGGAAACACAGCCACACTGACGGGGCCAAAAGGCAAAATGGTCATGAAGCCTTAATGGAGTTTGTAGTTCACAGCGAGACTTGGAAGGCTTTGGCTTGCTGTCTGCTGTTTACTGTGAACTGTAAACTTCAAAAAAAATCCCAGTGAAGATTCACTGGGAAGTGCTCTGGTGCGCCCGACAGGAGTCAAACCTGTGACCCTCAAAACCCAGCTTGGGAGTGAATCAGGCACGTCATCAAAAAGCCAGACAAAAAAATCCCAGTGAGTGTTCACTGGGAAGTGCTCTGGTGCGCCCGACAGGAGTCGAACCTGTGACCTAAGCCTTAGGAGTGCCTCGCTCTATCCGTCTGAGCTACGGGCGCTTTCGGGTGTGAATTATACCCTGTTCTTGCAGCAGCGTCAAAACCAGAGGCCACACCGTTGCAGCCACAAACAAAAGCGAAAGCGGGGCCGATTCCCCGCTTTCCAGAAGGATGGGTGATCCCGTTGCAAACGTGTTGGTCTTGCTGTTCAGGCACTCTGGGAGGTCTGCTGCTGGGGTTTCATTCAGGGTCACGAACAATCATCACTGGGATGGGCGATGCGCGAACCACGGCTTCGGCAACGCTGCCAAAGAAGAAATGGCTGAGTCCTTTGCGACCATGGGTGCCCATGAAGATGTAGTCGGCCCCGAAATCTCTGGCGGCTTTGAGCACTTCATCGGCTGGGCGTCCCATCACGAAGAGGATTTCTTCCCCTTCTTCCTGAACGTTTTTGAGGTTTTCCATGGCGGCGTCACGGATGCGGTCCTGGGTTTCTTCGAGCATGTATGCAGGGGCCAGAGCGTCCACGTAAGGAGAGAAAGCGGCGCTCGCATCAAAAACATGGATCACTTTGATGTGGGCACCCGGCACCATTTGACGGGCCAATTTCAGGGCGCGGTGGGCACTGGCAGAGAAATCTGTGGGAACCAGAATGCGTGTCATGCGGCTGCCTCCTTTTCAGGTGAAGCCAGAGAAGGCGCAGAAAAGACAGGGCAGAGAAGGCTTTCTGCAGGGATCTGTGGGTGTTTTCATTTTAATCCTCTGGTGTGCTGCAAATGTCCCTCTGGCGAACCGGGCATCCACTCTAGGGAAGCAGGTGCCTCTGTTCGCTGCTGTGCCCTATACTGCTAATCATGTTTGAAGCGGTCATCGGTCTGGAAGTGCACCTGCACCTGAAAACCAGAAGCAAGATTTTCAGTGCTTGCAGTGGAGAGTATTTTGGCGAGGGTCCCAACACCTTTACGGACCCCCTGACCCTGGGTCTGCCCGGAACCCTGCCCACCCTGAACAGGGAAGCCGTCGAGAAGGCCATCATGTTCGGTCTGGCCCTGAATTGTGATGTGGAGGGGTTCACCCAGTTCCACCGCAAGAATTACTTTTATCCAGATGCGCCCAAAAATTACCAGATTTCCCAGTACGACCGTCCCATCGCCAGAAAAGGCTGGGTGGAGGTCAACGGAGAGCGCATCGGCATCACCCGGGCACACCTCGAAGACGATGCCGGAAAACTGATGCACCCCACCTATGCCAATTACAGCTTGCTGGACTTGAACCGTGCAGGCATGGCCCTGATCGAGATGGTCACCGAACCTGAGATCAAAAGCCCCGAGCAGGCCCGCGATTTTCTGAACACCATCCGTTCGATTGCACAGGCCCTCGGGGTCAGCGATGCCAACCCTGAGGAAGGCAAAATGCGCTGCGATGTGAACGTGTCGGTGCGCCGTCCCGGTGAGCCTCTGGGCACCAAAGTGGAGGTCAAAAACCTCAACTCCTTCAAAAGCGTGCAGCGTGCTCTGGAATACGAAATCGAGCGCCAGACCCGCATTCTGGCCAACGGGGGCAGCATTTCTCAGGACACCATGGGCTGGGACGATGGGGGCCAGAAAACCTTCGTGATGCGCACCAAAGAAGGGGAAGCCGATTACCGTTACTTCCCCGAGCCGGACCTCCCCCCCCTCAACATCACCCAGGAGTGGATCGAGGAAGTCCGCGCCAAAATGCCCGAGGTGCCTGCTCAGAAATTCCAGCGTTATGTGGGCCTCTCCATCAAAGAGTCCGATGCCCGCGTGATCTCGGAGAGCGTGACCCTCAGCCGTTTTCTGGATGAAGCCCTCAAAGGTTACGCTGGCGAAGCGCAAAAACTGGTCAACTGGCTGCTCACCGATGTGGCCGGGTGGCTGGCGGCACGCATCATCGACATCAGCGAATCCAGACTGACCCCCACCTTGCTGGTCAAACTGGTGAACCTGATTGATGCAGGCACCATCAGCGGAAAAATGGCCAAGGAACTCCTTCCAGAGGTCATGGAAGGGGCAGACCCAGAGGCTCTGGTCAAAGAGCGCGGTCTGGCTGTGGTCACCGACACCAGCGCCATCGAGGCCGCCATCCAGAAAATTCTGGACCTCAATCCAGATGTGGTGGCAAAAGTGCAGGCAGGCAACGCCAAGGCCGTGAACGCCCTCTTCGGTCCGATCATGAAAGAGATGGGCGGCAAAGCCAAACCCGAGATCGTGCGGGATTTGCTGAACCAGAAGCTGGGCATTTGAATTTTCGAACGGTCTGGACAGTCAGGTGACCTGTGAGCAAAGGTTCTGCAGATTATTCGGCCATTGGGGAATTTCTGGCCCAGCAGCAGGAAGCGACTTGCAAGCTCAGCTTTGAGCAGATCGAGGGGTTGCTGGGCTTCAAATTGCCTTTTGCTGCCCGGTCTCTGCGGCCTTTCTGGTCCCTGCCCAAATACCAGCACATTCAGGGCTGGACCCGTCGGGGCTGGGAAACCGAGCGGGTGGATTTCATTCTGGAAACTGTGACTTTCAAGCGCTCTGGAAACAAGAAAAAACGCTGATCCAGCCAACACCGTTTTCAGGCAGCACCTTCAGAAATGGAAGGTGCTGTTTTTTCGTAGACATTGGATTGACATTCTTACTCTACATATGTAGAGTAAGTCATGCCCCGAGCAAGTGACACCTCCGAAACCACCCTCCGGGTGCTGCATGCGCTTGCAGCAGAGCCTGACCTCTGGCACCACGGTTACCCGATCAGCAAAAGCACCGGAATCAAATCGGGATCCCTGTATCCCATCCTGATTCGCCTCTCTGAACGGGGGTATCTGGAATCCCGCTGGGAGCCCAGCGAACACCTCAACAAACCCGCCCGACA
Proteins encoded:
- the fba gene encoding class II fructose-1,6-bisphosphate aldolase — protein: MLVTGSDILVPARAGKYGVGAFNTNDLEITQAIIHTAERLRSPVIVQISEGALKYGGKDLVNVVIDLATRATVPVALHLDHGSSYESALKAISLGFSSVMIDASHHGFEENAHETRRVVEAAHAMGVTVEAEIGRLGGIEEHIVVSEEDAFLTNPEEAQKFVEATGVDYLAIAIGTSHGAYKGKGRPFIDHARIQKCAELLSIPLVAHGSSGVPAYIVERLRAAGGVIGDAFGIADEDLQQATQHGIAKVNVDTDLRLAFTVGVREALAKNPKEFDPRKILGPARDLMGELVEHKMRVLGSVGKA
- a CDS encoding DUF7662 domain-containing protein, translating into MSKGSADYSAIGEFLAQQQEATCKLSFEQIEGLLGFKLPFAARSLRPFWSLPKYQHIQGWTRRGWETERVDFILETVTFKRSGNKKKR
- the gatB gene encoding Asp-tRNA(Asn)/Glu-tRNA(Gln) amidotransferase subunit GatB, whose protein sequence is MFEAVIGLEVHLHLKTRSKIFSACSGEYFGEGPNTFTDPLTLGLPGTLPTLNREAVEKAIMFGLALNCDVEGFTQFHRKNYFYPDAPKNYQISQYDRPIARKGWVEVNGERIGITRAHLEDDAGKLMHPTYANYSLLDLNRAGMALIEMVTEPEIKSPEQARDFLNTIRSIAQALGVSDANPEEGKMRCDVNVSVRRPGEPLGTKVEVKNLNSFKSVQRALEYEIERQTRILANGGSISQDTMGWDDGGQKTFVMRTKEGEADYRYFPEPDLPPLNITQEWIEEVRAKMPEVPAQKFQRYVGLSIKESDARVISESVTLSRFLDEALKGYAGEAQKLVNWLLTDVAGWLAARIIDISESRLTPTLLVKLVNLIDAGTISGKMAKELLPEVMEGADPEALVKERGLAVVTDTSAIEAAIQKILDLNPDVVAKVQAGNAKAVNALFGPIMKEMGGKAKPEIVRDLLNQKLGI
- a CDS encoding tetratricopeptide repeat protein; protein product: MDLLAEVARLKEKAFEIAEFAPESDIQICEFMGEFATGVAFYQTLSKPSPEDDRWVGLCYIVLGEQERAIEYLMRSVERGCIAAKIELARLYSYSRVSDAKNEIYSIDIDKLREYDLALYYRALSVIKLQAGDEIPLSDCEKSWRIIQPCQEFKFVAPRILVILSYLYQIFKKKEMAEYCLERAEEICVTSNNWNIKMSRADLMYDLNKFNECEKLCLEVYDGENDKLKAASLNLIGRVRLSLHDLEGALKYFTSAANEAMKYKAFHNYFVSHSYLVIIYKRMLRPVDSVKSLSEMKRYADSEALRWKVSLRELIIKEELNQSDMEVMKNMLEFRTKTGSVSEILRVMLYSIEFMFKLNILNKIDVEIEKMINYCADNNAFGECSEEWLFLENLNNYLIRSYNAPFPNQPVKLIKITTIDSESIKMNDDIIKIPLKKTFELIVFMLINGEVDLNNIVSNVFGEQDKERAKNNFHQIRHVMDRKLKIFRILHKKSSGFYKIETEFPVKIDILDYINSNTKIEGIFMPSSESEWVSNINLRYGY
- a CDS encoding NAD-dependent epimerase/dehydratase family protein — its product is MNVLVLGGSRFVGWYIVHSLLKKGHQVSVFNRGRSNTDLPPEVEQLVGDRNTDLAALQGRTWDAVVDVNAYVPRQVRQIVEVLKGQVEHYMFISTVSVYASDAAIPLSEDSKLIELENPETEEVTGETYGGLKVLCERTLAALWGEKHTVIRPGLVVGARDLTFRFPFWAKRILEGGELIAPDKPVSRVQIVYARDLADFAVHALENRIYGTFNGAREPELWGEVLREMVKQAGTDTQLTWVDSEFLLTEGVRPWVDLPIWLPEQPEYAGMLSISDHKAKQYGMTSSPLPEVIADILQWAKTQPDEAFKEGLSRARIEEILQKWHTLHP
- the thrB gene encoding homoserine kinase; amino-acid sequence: MESHVLPHQRNPMNTGTTIEVKAPASSANLGPGFDCVGISFALYTTVRVKVQEVLEIVPIGKDLEGTPRDETNIVYQAMLALAQEAGQVLPPVRLEIESGIPLARGLGSSAAALVAGMVAANELLGKPLNTQQLFDLASRLEGHPDNAGASLVGGAVVATFDGQTSKYLQFQLPQHLRALLVVPQYALETSKARGVLPETYSRSDMVFQLSHAALLAAGLASGNLTVFKEAMRDRLHQPYRAALVPGLLELLEGAPGHGALGAALSGAGPSVLCFYEENTDLSGLKNFLTGVLEQHGVTALLEELPLDNRGVLIQTL
- the thrC gene encoding threonine synthase is translated as MSGLLEKYRQYLPVNENTPLLSLHEGNTPLIHATHLSKRLGVELYLKYEGLNPTGSFKDRGMVMAVAKALESGSKSIICASTGNTSAAAAAYATRSGLRCIVLIPNGNIALGKLAQAMVYGAEIIAIEGNFDEALDLVREISATEPITLVNSVNPFRLEGQKTAAFEVVDVLGDAPDVLAIPVGNAGNISAYWKGFKEYKEAGKNQSLPRMFGFQAAGAAPLVLGHRVENPETLATAIRIGNPASAHFAKAAVQESNGLFDSVTDEEILEAYRQVALEGVFCEPASSASVAGILKLESQGRLEELKGKRIVCVLTGNGLKDPNTAIKAVDAQPVVVKADLESVMAVIKKA
- a CDS encoding universal stress protein; translation: MTRILVPTDFSASAHRALKLARQMVPGAHIKVIHVFDASAAFSPYVDALAPAYMLEETQDRIRDAAMENLKNVQEEGEEILFVMGRPADEVLKAARDFGADYIFMGTHGRKGLSHFFFGSVAEAVVRASPIPVMIVRDPE
- the hemC gene encoding hydroxymethylbilane synthase, whose product is MRQIVVGTRGSALALAQTRQIVARLKEEWPEIEFRIQTITTRGDKVQGALKGDKGFFTKEIEEALLANRIDIAVHSLKDLPTENPEGLDIASIPRRVDARDALVGRPGMKSLKDLPQGAVVGTSSTRRKALLKAFRPDLELRDLRGNVDTRLAALGRGEYDAIVLAAAGLIRMDLRNRIDEFLDVSIMLPAPGQGALALQTRADDDLVIETAYSINDADTDDRITAERAFLHAIGMGCMAPVGALATIEKGILKLEGAIAAPDGSTVIRASIEGDPEECEALGEELAEDMLQQGAKDLVK
- a CDS encoding PadR family transcriptional regulator → MPRASDTSETTLRVLHALAAEPDLWHHGYPISKSTGIKSGSLYPILIRLSERGYLESRWEPSEHLNKPARHAYRITALGQRFLREQEPLLRTLQLRLS